The Lacipirellula parvula genome window below encodes:
- a CDS encoding NAD-dependent malic enzyme: protein MFSRQAKVIKDGSGRRMTTTARGYEVLRDPALNKGTAFSKAERAALNLDGLLPPVITTELEPQLERAYAAYHAAPTDLQKHVYMWRLHDNNATLFYALLQRHMLEILPVVYDPVVGEAIENYSEVMTRPRGVFLSIDEPEKVEAKLADFGAGPDDIDLLVASDAEEILGIGDWGSNGIDISIGKLAVYTAAAGIDPHGVVPVVLDVGTNNEQLLNDPLYIGCRRSRVRGKAYDDFIDAYVTAAKKLFPKAMLHWEDFGSTNARRILSRYREKVATFNDDMQGTGAIVLSGLLNAVERTRTTWTEQRVVIFGAGTAGVGIADQIRDLMVRHGLQVDEATLRIWLVDLPGLLTAEMKEGLLDYQRPYARDDQEVAKLQRTPCEAIPATETRWPEMAGLRAAAAAKGGIIDLATVVAAVKPTILIGTSTTPQQFTEKIVRSMAAATEHPIIFPLSNPTKLHEATPTQILTWTDGKAFVATGAPFDDVKLNGVAYAIGQANNAALYPGLGLGVVVSRASMVSDEMIFSAAQAVAGQAPAATPGASLLPSNADLRTTSSVVAVEVARTAIRQGLVRNPLDDVVEAVRESQWWPVYVPVDAV, encoded by the coding sequence ATGTTTAGCAGACAGGCGAAGGTTATCAAGGATGGCTCCGGTCGACGCATGACGACGACTGCGCGGGGATACGAGGTACTGCGTGATCCGGCACTCAACAAAGGGACCGCGTTTTCCAAGGCCGAGCGCGCTGCCTTGAATCTCGATGGCCTGCTTCCGCCGGTGATAACAACGGAACTGGAACCGCAATTGGAGCGGGCCTACGCCGCCTATCACGCAGCGCCCACGGATCTCCAAAAGCACGTTTACATGTGGCGGCTGCACGACAACAACGCGACGTTGTTTTACGCATTGCTGCAGCGGCACATGCTGGAAATCTTGCCGGTGGTGTACGATCCGGTCGTCGGCGAGGCGATTGAAAACTACAGCGAGGTGATGACGCGACCGCGCGGCGTATTTCTGAGCATTGACGAGCCGGAGAAGGTCGAGGCAAAGCTTGCCGACTTCGGCGCGGGCCCCGACGACATCGACCTGTTGGTCGCCAGCGATGCGGAGGAAATTCTCGGCATCGGCGATTGGGGATCCAACGGCATCGACATCTCAATTGGCAAGCTCGCCGTCTACACTGCGGCGGCGGGAATCGACCCGCACGGCGTTGTGCCGGTCGTTCTCGACGTCGGCACCAACAACGAACAGCTGCTGAACGATCCGTTGTACATCGGTTGCCGCCGCAGCCGCGTGCGCGGGAAGGCCTACGACGATTTTATTGACGCCTATGTCACGGCGGCAAAGAAGCTATTCCCCAAGGCGATGCTGCACTGGGAAGATTTCGGCTCCACCAACGCGCGCCGCATCCTGAGTCGTTACCGAGAAAAGGTGGCGACGTTCAACGACGATATGCAAGGCACAGGCGCCATCGTGCTGTCGGGCCTGCTAAACGCCGTCGAACGAACGAGAACCACTTGGACCGAGCAACGCGTCGTCATCTTCGGCGCCGGCACCGCGGGGGTCGGCATTGCTGATCAGATTCGCGACCTCATGGTGCGGCATGGCCTGCAAGTTGACGAAGCCACGCTTCGCATTTGGTTGGTCGATCTGCCTGGCCTGCTGACCGCCGAGATGAAGGAAGGGTTGCTCGATTACCAGCGTCCCTACGCTCGTGACGATCAAGAAGTCGCCAAGCTACAACGCACGCCGTGCGAGGCGATTCCAGCGACGGAAACTCGCTGGCCGGAGATGGCTGGGTTGCGAGCCGCAGCCGCGGCGAAGGGCGGGATCATCGACCTCGCCACGGTCGTCGCAGCAGTGAAGCCGACGATCCTAATCGGCACATCGACCACGCCGCAACAATTCACCGAAAAAATTGTGAGGTCGATGGCGGCGGCGACAGAGCATCCGATCATCTTCCCTCTTTCCAATCCAACGAAGCTTCACGAAGCGACGCCGACTCAAATTTTGACATGGACGGATGGCAAAGCGTTCGTTGCGACGGGGGCTCCGTTTGACGACGTGAAATTGAACGGAGTCGCCTATGCGATCGGACAGGCCAACAACGCCGCGCTGTACCCAGGTCTTGGCTTGGGCGTCGTCGTCTCACGGGCGTCGATGGTCTCCGACGAGATGATTTTCTCGGCCGCCCAGGCTGTCGCTGGGCAAGCTCCAGCCGCGACTCCAGGAGCGTCGCTGCTTCCCTCGAACGCCGACTTGCGCACAACTTCCAGCGTGGTGGCGGTCGAGGTTGCGAGAACGGCGATTCGCCAGGGGTTAGTGCGCAATCCGCTCGACGACGTCGTTGAGGCGGTTCGCGAATCGCAGTGGTGGCCTGTCTATGTCCCCGTGGACGCGGTTTGA
- the fumC gene encoding class II fumarate hydratase, which produces MEPQHPVVTDLPIGIRATGLRRETDSMGAIDVPADRYWGAQTQRSLIHFSIGDDRMPKRVYHAYGYVKKAAALVNAAAGRLPAWKAEAIVRAAEEVIAGKLDDDFPLYVWQTGSGTQSNMNVNEVISNRAIQLLGGALGSKSPVHPNDDVNMGQSSNDSFPTAMHVAAILELDETLLPRVEALTKVIEAKSQQWMGVVKTGRTHLQDATPLTVGQEWSGYGVQLRDALARVEASRAGIYQLAAGGTAVGTGLNAPPGFSKEIAAKIAQLTARPFVTAPNKFAAQGSLDAIVAVMAAVRGLAVALMKIANDMRWLASGPRCGLGELILPANEPGSSIMPGKVNPTQCEAMVMVCIQVIGDDNAVAFAGSQGNFELNAMRPIIINNALHAIRILGDACEKFRLYSVEGTELHHSRIEATVGQSLMLVTALSPVIGYDKASKIAHLANDEGLTLKEAAVKSGFVDEKQFDEIVNPSKMVGHGVAGA; this is translated from the coding sequence GTGGAACCACAGCATCCGGTTGTGACCGATCTCCCGATTGGCATCAGGGCGACAGGACTCCGCCGCGAAACAGATTCGATGGGCGCCATCGACGTCCCGGCCGATCGATATTGGGGGGCGCAAACCCAGCGTTCGCTGATCCATTTCTCGATCGGCGACGACCGTATGCCAAAACGCGTCTATCACGCCTACGGGTACGTCAAGAAGGCCGCGGCGCTGGTGAACGCGGCGGCAGGGCGATTGCCTGCTTGGAAGGCCGAGGCCATCGTCAGAGCAGCGGAGGAAGTAATCGCCGGGAAACTCGACGATGATTTTCCGCTCTACGTCTGGCAGACTGGTTCCGGCACCCAGTCAAACATGAACGTCAACGAGGTGATCTCGAACCGTGCCATCCAGCTTTTGGGGGGAGCGCTCGGCAGTAAATCGCCGGTCCATCCCAACGACGACGTCAACATGGGACAGTCGTCGAATGACAGCTTCCCGACGGCGATGCATGTCGCCGCCATCCTGGAACTAGACGAAACGCTCCTCCCGCGCGTGGAGGCTCTGACGAAAGTCATTGAGGCCAAATCGCAGCAATGGATGGGAGTGGTGAAGACCGGCCGCACTCATCTGCAAGATGCGACGCCGCTCACTGTCGGCCAGGAATGGTCTGGCTACGGGGTGCAACTCCGCGATGCGCTGGCTCGGGTCGAGGCCTCGAGGGCTGGGATTTATCAGCTGGCGGCCGGCGGCACGGCGGTGGGCACCGGGCTGAATGCGCCTCCAGGCTTCAGCAAAGAGATCGCAGCAAAAATCGCCCAGCTGACCGCGCGGCCGTTCGTCACGGCGCCGAACAAGTTTGCAGCGCAAGGGTCGCTCGACGCAATCGTCGCCGTCATGGCAGCGGTGCGCGGCTTGGCGGTTGCGCTCATGAAAATCGCCAATGACATGCGTTGGCTCGCTTCCGGCCCGCGCTGCGGCTTGGGCGAATTGATTTTGCCGGCCAACGAGCCCGGTTCGTCAATCATGCCCGGCAAGGTGAATCCCACGCAATGCGAAGCGATGGTGATGGTCTGCATCCAGGTAATCGGAGACGACAACGCTGTCGCCTTCGCAGGGAGCCAAGGAAATTTCGAACTGAACGCGATGCGGCCGATCATCATCAACAACGCGCTGCATGCGATCCGCATTCTTGGCGACGCCTGCGAGAAATTCCGGCTCTATTCAGTCGAAGGAACGGAACTCCACCATTCCCGCATTGAGGCGACGGTCGGGCAATCGCTGATGCTGGTGACGGCTCTTTCGCCTGTGATCGGGTATGACAAGGCCTCGAAAATCGCGCACTTGGCCAACGACGAAGGGCTTACGCTAAAAGAGGCCGCTGTGAAGAGCGGATTCGTCGATGAGAAGCAGTTTGATGAAATCGTCAATCCGTCGAAAATGGTCGGGCACGGCGTCGCGGGCGCGTGA
- a CDS encoding methyltransferase family protein — MVNTQDWVALIAKHRIHFTTMIVLSLLAWKFIAMQQNDDAASHSPLHIGIGLILVGCGLSLRTWAAGTLRKHVGLTTTGPYSIIRNPLYVGTFMMVAGFAAIADASAIVWLASVACLAMCVCAVLHEERKLSDHFGADWRQYTLATPRFVPRRLAPQNSTWTLREWIRNREYQAVLATMAGLSALAALEAF; from the coding sequence ATGGTTAATACGCAAGATTGGGTCGCATTGATCGCGAAACACCGGATACATTTTACGACGATGATCGTCCTATCGCTGCTCGCCTGGAAATTTATCGCGATGCAACAGAACGACGACGCTGCGAGCCATAGCCCCCTTCACATAGGGATCGGTCTGATACTAGTCGGCTGCGGTCTCTCTCTGCGCACATGGGCGGCAGGGACGTTGCGCAAGCACGTGGGACTCACGACGACAGGCCCTTACTCGATTATCCGCAACCCGCTGTATGTAGGTACGTTCATGATGGTTGCGGGCTTCGCCGCCATCGCCGACGCGTCTGCGATCGTCTGGCTGGCTTCGGTCGCGTGCTTGGCAATGTGCGTATGTGCTGTGCTGCATGAAGAGCGGAAACTTTCCGACCATTTTGGCGCGGATTGGCGGCAATACACCCTCGCGACTCCCAGGTTCGTTCCGCGGAGACTGGCGCCACAAAACAGCACCTGGACGCTCCGGGAATGGATTCGCAATCGCGAGTATCAAGCGGTGTTGGCAACCATGGCGGGACTGAGCGCACTTGCTGCGCTGGAAGCGTTCTAG
- a CDS encoding glycosyltransferase family 2 protein, which produces MALNNTNQKSENEPPLVSLSLLIPTWNESATIGRTIIDAKNAIAELADMYEVLVIDDGGRDWTAATIHSISITNPGVRLVPHEPNRGYGLALRSGFMAATCDLVVFTDVARQFDVSQLDRFSIVSRAFEIVRGYRTVHKEPPLSAIYSELFEKLAQTLNQANIRDADGGLRMFHRESLLNLTPLAAKRAQSSGAASLSRVSG; this is translated from the coding sequence ATGGCACTGAACAACACAAATCAGAAGAGCGAAAACGAGCCGCCTCTAGTAAGTCTCTCGTTACTGATTCCCACGTGGAATGAATCCGCCACCATCGGGCGGACGATTATTGACGCCAAGAATGCGATCGCTGAGCTTGCAGACATGTACGAGGTGCTCGTCATTGACGACGGCGGCCGCGACTGGACGGCTGCGACCATCCACTCGATCAGCATCACGAATCCTGGCGTGCGATTGGTCCCGCACGAGCCCAACCGCGGCTACGGCCTTGCTCTCCGGTCGGGCTTCATGGCTGCGACATGCGATCTCGTCGTGTTCACAGACGTTGCACGCCAATTCGACGTCTCCCAGCTAGACCGATTTTCGATCGTGTCCCGTGCCTTCGAGATCGTCCGCGGCTACCGCACCGTACACAAAGAGCCGCCTCTGAGCGCCATCTATTCAGAGTTGTTCGAAAAACTCGCGCAGACGCTGAATCAAGCGAACATTCGAGACGCCGACGGCGGCCTGAGGATGTTCCATCGTGAATCATTGCTAAATCTCACGCCTCTCGCCGCCAAGCGAGCCCAATCGTCAGGCGCGGCGTCGCTGTCTCGCGTCTCAGGCTAG
- a CDS encoding M56 family metallopeptidase has translation MTSLHWFQFLISFALQAAIVTILACQIERRCKNATTKTRLWTSYYLCIIGLLATGALLPHLYWANPWQYLSDRNLIRVVHVENAAVVLLLCVWLLGIAWLAIRWAYGSRQLALFIRNCRHATPNELAVIQAATPTSLRRPDGHAVEFRILPDSIAPFCYQLHRPLVLLPRTVVIGNADDLRQILQHELTHLQTQHPVQVFIQRLVQTLLWFMPTIWTAGRLARLAREFVCDEAAVDGGESAARYLRMLLRYARCENTQDAAVLNAVRSPHELNVRAQRLASGDTAGDGRIMRFAPMLMLFLTLLVAQLWLPTHPLASAKSWCSPWPRWTAAVLHAFEIPVRDFDQFDSRLQLHDLEKGSNAASG, from the coding sequence ATGACCTCGCTCCACTGGTTTCAATTCCTGATTTCGTTCGCCCTGCAAGCGGCGATCGTCACGATTCTTGCATGCCAAATCGAACGGCGCTGCAAGAACGCGACGACCAAGACGCGCCTGTGGACGTCCTACTATCTCTGTATTATTGGATTGCTCGCGACCGGCGCCCTGCTGCCTCATCTTTACTGGGCGAATCCTTGGCAGTATTTGAGCGATCGCAACCTGATTCGCGTCGTTCACGTCGAAAACGCTGCGGTCGTGCTGCTGCTTTGCGTGTGGTTGCTAGGCATTGCCTGGCTGGCAATCCGCTGGGCCTACGGCTCGCGCCAGCTAGCCCTCTTCATCCGCAACTGCCGCCATGCAACGCCGAACGAACTTGCCGTCATCCAAGCCGCGACGCCAACGTCATTGCGACGCCCGGACGGGCATGCGGTCGAGTTCCGCATTCTCCCTGACTCGATCGCGCCGTTCTGCTATCAACTTCACCGTCCGCTGGTGCTGCTTCCCCGAACGGTCGTCATCGGCAACGCCGACGATCTTCGGCAAATTCTCCAGCACGAGCTCACTCATCTTCAAACGCAGCATCCCGTTCAGGTTTTCATCCAACGGCTCGTGCAGACGCTGTTGTGGTTCATGCCAACCATCTGGACTGCAGGACGACTAGCGCGCCTTGCGCGAGAGTTTGTCTGCGATGAGGCGGCCGTCGACGGCGGCGAGTCCGCCGCACGGTACTTGAGAATGCTGCTCCGCTACGCCCGGTGCGAGAACACGCAAGACGCTGCCGTCCTCAACGCTGTCCGCTCCCCGCACGAACTCAACGTCCGTGCGCAACGGCTTGCGAGCGGCGATACCGCCGGCGACGGACGGATCATGCGGTTCGCCCCCATGTTGATGTTGTTCCTCACGCTTTTAGTCGCTCAGCTTTGGTTGCCAACCCATCCCTTGGCGTCTGCCAAATCATGGTGCTCCCCCTGGCCTCGTTGGACGGCTGCGGTGTTGCACGCGTTCGAGATCCCCGTCAGAGACTTCGATCAATTTGATTCTAGGCTCCAACTTCACGACCTGGAGAAAGGGAGCAATGCTGCTTCGGGGTAA
- a CDS encoding BlaI/MecI/CopY family transcriptional regulator — MNDQSETFVLTAAEAEVMNVIWDDAPIAVADIVPRLPRELAYTTVMTTVRILETKGFLTQCGKRGRAFLYRPAVERDVAQGTMSLEIANRLFGGSLKSLVLNVVQDEAISAADLAEVKRAIEQLEARK, encoded by the coding sequence ATGAATGATCAGAGCGAAACATTCGTACTCACCGCGGCGGAAGCCGAAGTGATGAACGTCATCTGGGACGATGCTCCGATCGCGGTCGCCGATATTGTCCCGCGGCTTCCGCGCGAGCTGGCCTACACGACAGTCATGACGACGGTGCGCATCCTTGAAACCAAAGGATTTCTTACGCAATGCGGCAAGAGGGGAAGAGCCTTCCTCTACCGTCCAGCCGTTGAGCGAGACGTCGCGCAAGGAACGATGTCGCTCGAAATTGCCAACCGACTGTTCGGAGGATCGCTGAAGTCTCTGGTACTGAACGTCGTTCAAGACGAAGCGATAAGTGCTGCCGATCTGGCGGAAGTCAAACGCGCCATCGAACAGCTGGAAGCACGAAAATGA
- a CDS encoding DUF1559 domain-containing protein, which translates to MLFALLLPAVMAAREAARRTTCVNHLRQIGVAFQSHHDQVGSLPPAWQLANSDKRFAYGWATRVLPYLEQEVLAKRFDFSVRPTLAMEETTHPSFICPSDIIEPAFDLWSEPLGEESHDAPPTMPPDDGSAEPIIRLPSANYQGVFGTAEADEAYEPSALADASFGEGSVVHNRRVRFSDLERGLSNTLLIGERVMAMVPSTWLGVDLRGEDSTCRLVGSAITQPNCTPCDECEFGSRHAGGSQFAWADGHVSLVSDDVDSATYQQMALRDSQ; encoded by the coding sequence ATGCTCTTCGCGTTGCTGCTGCCGGCGGTCATGGCGGCGCGCGAAGCTGCTCGAAGGACCACATGCGTCAACCACCTCCGGCAGATCGGCGTGGCTTTTCAGAGTCATCACGATCAGGTCGGCAGCCTCCCCCCTGCCTGGCAACTTGCGAATTCCGACAAGCGTTTCGCTTATGGCTGGGCGACGCGAGTGCTTCCGTATCTCGAACAGGAAGTTCTCGCGAAGCGATTCGACTTTAGCGTCAGACCGACGCTGGCAATGGAGGAAACCACTCACCCGTCGTTCATTTGCCCGTCGGACATCATTGAACCCGCTTTCGATCTTTGGAGCGAACCGTTGGGGGAAGAGTCGCACGACGCCCCGCCTACAATGCCGCCTGACGACGGCTCAGCGGAGCCGATCATACGACTCCCCTCCGCAAACTACCAAGGAGTGTTCGGTACTGCAGAGGCCGATGAAGCCTACGAACCGTCTGCTCTGGCCGACGCCTCTTTCGGCGAGGGGAGCGTGGTGCACAACCGCCGAGTTCGCTTCAGCGATCTTGAGCGCGGACTCAGCAACACGCTGCTCATTGGCGAACGCGTCATGGCGATGGTGCCCTCGACATGGCTAGGCGTCGACCTCAGAGGCGAGGACTCCACTTGCCGTCTCGTTGGGTCGGCGATCACTCAACCCAACTGCACGCCATGCGACGAATGTGAATTCGGCAGCCGCCATGCCGGGGGATCCCAGTTCGCTTGGGCCGATGGCCATGTCTCACTCGTTAGCGATGACGTTGATTCGGCGACCTATCAGCAGATGGCCCTGCGGGATAGTCAGTAG
- a CDS encoding dockerin type I domain-containing protein — MTISRPAVVGCIIWLFTAAGAISVAPAAIISDARLESVSKVWDAAPHNAFTGLTYYNGSFFLTFREGPMHGVPAAGQAGGKVRILTSLDGSSWSSSAVISLGAIDHDLRDPKLTVTPDGRLMLLATDVPNVGASGTRQSFTWFSPDGTNWSNPSAALSDSQWLWRATWNPANNAAYGVSYGSASGQTRLLASPTGTVFGSVVPAFAAGNETTLLFDDNGSGVALVRREGAGALVGVSSDMTNWTFQNTNVFVGGPDMIRIPDGRIIVGGRFLDNFSTNARTSLGVLNPATGSLQELLRLPSGGDTGYPGFVWKDNKLWVSYYSSHQQKASIYMATVTLGNLADSFTRADGSTATNSLGLPETGGYSYVERGNTAAQLIPTGTIQIAGNELRITGSRVGSTPADTTGGVYLSGVDASDVNLSMRVGFNVVGAAPSGIAGDESNKFNHNLLLMLRSRSQQNFGSPSSLENGMVAVEFGPNGDLLVREQTGLGASGLSTIANFNYFTGQANAREPVPGALPAAFGSGDFDVNQNGYIDSNERIDFGVELIGRHLQAYVNGLPYGPSLSLANLRAMPGEANGIGLHKNRLGSSFQVFTDVLVDDLDLNATFTRPGDFNGDDRVDGEDFLVWQRTAGPDAGPFAPADANNDGQIDQADLKVWQLNFGLEGVSESPTFRIPEPDAAILAITLFNAVMRRKRLDGLTRD, encoded by the coding sequence ATGACGATCTCAAGACCGGCTGTCGTCGGGTGCATTATTTGGCTGTTCACGGCCGCGGGAGCGATCAGCGTCGCTCCCGCGGCCATCATTAGCGACGCTCGCTTGGAGAGCGTGAGCAAAGTCTGGGACGCCGCGCCGCACAATGCCTTCACCGGGCTCACCTATTACAACGGCTCGTTTTTTCTCACCTTCCGCGAGGGGCCGATGCATGGGGTGCCCGCGGCTGGGCAGGCTGGCGGCAAGGTCCGCATCCTCACTTCTCTCGACGGGTCAAGCTGGAGCAGTTCTGCAGTCATCAGTCTCGGCGCGATTGACCACGACCTTCGCGATCCAAAGCTCACCGTCACGCCTGACGGCCGACTCATGTTGCTGGCGACCGACGTTCCTAACGTGGGGGCGTCGGGCACGAGGCAATCGTTCACGTGGTTCTCTCCCGACGGAACGAACTGGTCGAACCCTTCAGCTGCACTGAGCGATTCTCAGTGGCTGTGGCGTGCAACGTGGAACCCAGCGAACAACGCCGCTTATGGCGTCAGCTACGGCAGCGCTAGCGGTCAAACGAGACTGCTCGCCAGCCCGACGGGAACCGTCTTCGGCTCCGTCGTGCCTGCTTTCGCAGCGGGAAACGAAACAACCCTGCTGTTCGACGACAATGGCAGCGGCGTCGCTCTCGTTCGCCGCGAGGGCGCCGGTGCGTTGGTTGGCGTTAGCTCCGATATGACGAACTGGACTTTTCAGAATACGAACGTATTCGTCGGCGGCCCCGACATGATCCGAATTCCCGACGGCCGCATTATCGTCGGCGGACGGTTTTTGGATAATTTCTCAACGAATGCCCGTACCTCGCTGGGCGTACTCAATCCTGCCACGGGATCGTTGCAGGAGTTGCTCCGCCTGCCGTCGGGCGGCGATACCGGCTATCCCGGCTTTGTATGGAAGGACAACAAGCTTTGGGTCAGCTACTATTCGTCGCATCAACAGAAAGCGTCGATTTACATGGCGACCGTGACACTCGGAAATCTTGCCGACTCATTCACCCGCGCGGACGGGTCAACGGCGACGAACAGCCTCGGTCTGCCGGAAACTGGCGGCTACAGCTACGTCGAACGGGGCAACACGGCAGCGCAACTGATTCCGACCGGTACGATCCAGATCGCGGGCAACGAGTTGCGGATTACTGGTTCGCGCGTGGGGTCGACTCCTGCCGACACCACCGGCGGCGTTTACTTGTCCGGCGTCGACGCCTCGGACGTCAATCTCTCCATGCGAGTCGGCTTCAACGTCGTCGGCGCCGCACCGTCGGGAATCGCGGGCGACGAGTCCAATAAATTCAATCACAACTTGCTGCTCATGCTTAGGAGTCGCAGCCAGCAGAATTTCGGCTCGCCTTCCTCCCTGGAGAACGGCATGGTCGCCGTCGAGTTCGGTCCTAACGGCGACCTCCTGGTGCGCGAGCAAACTGGCCTGGGCGCCAGCGGGTTGAGCACGATCGCCAATTTCAACTATTTCACGGGGCAGGCCAACGCGCGCGAGCCAGTGCCTGGTGCACTGCCCGCCGCGTTTGGATCAGGGGACTTCGACGTCAACCAGAACGGCTATATCGACTCCAATGAGCGAATTGATTTTGGCGTGGAACTTATCGGCCGTCATTTGCAGGCCTATGTCAACGGACTCCCGTATGGACCAAGTTTGAGCCTAGCCAACCTTCGCGCCATGCCTGGGGAAGCCAATGGAATTGGCTTGCACAAAAACAGGCTAGGGAGTTCGTTTCAAGTCTTTACGGACGTCCTTGTGGACGACCTCGACCTCAATGCAACATTTACGCGGCCTGGCGATTTCAACGGAGACGATCGCGTCGACGGCGAAGATTTTCTCGTGTGGCAACGAACAGCTGGCCCTGATGCGGGACCATTCGCTCCCGCGGACGCGAATAACGACGGCCAGATCGACCAAGCCGACTTGAAAGTTTGGCAACTAAATTTCGGCCTTGAAGGCGTTTCAGAATCGCCGACGTTTCGCATCCCCGAACCTGATGCAGCAATATTGGCGATTACGCTTTTCAATGCTGTCATGAGACGAAAGCGTCTCGACGGCTTAACGCGCGATTGA
- a CDS encoding PEP-CTERM sorting domain-containing protein — MKTLLTTALVALWGAATTQAAIIDTFTRADGTPVTNSVGVTEVGGIAYVERNNSASGSTVDGTAAVSNNKLLITGQQNTTLAHNLITGGAYLPVDYRDVRVGLDLEFLLSAGSPTGSSPNQFNNTFLLMLRSRVGQNFGTTAVDHAGLVAIEMVANGAIQVREQRGASNLVFVRNANPFTGLAASRDPLPGVLPANFGSGTFDVNQNGYLDVNEPVHFEAALSGTSLNLYVNGVQYGDPITLALTSAATGQINGIGLQKNRIGGTLAVGTDLLVDNLDVTVVPEPASAALAMLGMACACAARRRQR; from the coding sequence ATGAAGACTTTGCTCACGACGGCACTCGTCGCCCTCTGGGGCGCGGCGACGACGCAGGCCGCGATTATTGACACCTTCACGCGTGCCGACGGCACGCCCGTGACCAATAGCGTTGGCGTCACGGAAGTCGGCGGAATCGCCTACGTCGAACGCAACAACAGCGCGAGCGGTTCCACGGTCGACGGCACTGCCGCCGTCAGCAATAACAAGCTGCTGATCACCGGCCAACAAAACACCACGTTAGCTCACAATTTGATCACTGGCGGCGCCTATCTGCCCGTGGATTATCGTGACGTGCGAGTTGGGCTTGATCTGGAGTTTCTGCTTTCCGCAGGCTCGCCTACCGGATCGTCGCCGAATCAGTTCAACAATACGTTTCTCCTGATGCTTCGCAGCCGCGTCGGGCAAAACTTCGGCACCACCGCCGTGGATCACGCCGGATTAGTCGCGATCGAGATGGTGGCGAACGGGGCCATCCAAGTTCGCGAGCAGCGAGGCGCATCGAATCTCGTCTTCGTGCGCAACGCCAATCCGTTCACCGGCTTGGCAGCGTCCCGCGATCCCCTTCCGGGCGTGCTCCCAGCCAATTTCGGATCAGGCACATTCGACGTCAATCAAAACGGGTATCTCGATGTCAATGAACCCGTTCACTTCGAAGCAGCGCTCTCCGGAACGTCGCTCAATCTCTACGTCAACGGCGTGCAGTACGGAGATCCCATCACCCTAGCGCTCACTTCGGCGGCCACTGGCCAAATCAACGGCATCGGCTTGCAAAAGAATCGTATTGGCGGCACGCTCGCCGTTGGCACGGATCTGCTCGTGGACAATCTGGACGTCACCGTCGTTCCAGAACCTGCCTCAGCCGCTCTCGCCATGCTAGGGATGGCTTGCGCATGCGCCGCTCGTCGGCGTCAACGCTGA